The Thioflexithrix psekupsensis genome segment GAGGAACAGCAGGCAATACGCGCATTGTTGCAGGCTTTTCATCAGCATCGCGGCGAAACCGCATCACGATTGATGATCACCAGTCGTTATCGTTTTGAATTATTTGATGAATGTGGCAAAAATTTGGCTGAAACGTTATTGCATTGGCATTTAGCCCCGATGGATTGGATGGAACGGCGTAAACAATTGGATTTACAACAACGTACCTTGTCCGCGCCTCAAGTAAAAGCCTTTTACGACAATGATGAATTGTATGCGTTACAAGATCGGTGTTTGGAATCGGCTAATGGTAATCCAGGATTGCAATTTCAGTTATACACTTTATTGCTTCATGATAAAACTTTGGCCGCACAAACTTTAGATGAAGTGGATAAGTGGTTAGTCGGGGATCAAGCAACAGTTCCTGATGAAAAAACCCGTGATTTATTGGAAGGTTTGGTGTTGGATAAGTTGCATGGTTTGTTGTCTGCTTCTTCGCAGCAATTATTGCAATGGTCGCAAGATTTTGTCATGCCGTTGCCGCTTGAGGCGTTAAAAGGCGTGTCGGGGGAAAATGCGGTGCAAGGTTTATTGACGTTGGGCTTGTGGGACGGGTGGCGTGATGAGGAAACTAAGCAGCCCGCAGCCCTGTTAAATCAATTAGCCAAACGCTTGTGTCAAGATTTAAATGACGAGCAAAAACAAGAAATTGCGCAACAATTACTTAACCCATTATGGACAGTGTGGCAACCCGTTCAACGTTCATATCAAGCCGATTATCAATTAACCCGCTTGGCGGTGCGGGTGGGTGATGCTGCTGTGTTGCAACACGTTGCTGGTAACGGGGTGCGTTGGGTATCAGATTTAACGTGGAAACATGTTGATTTTAGAGAAGGAAAAGAATTAGGACTGAAAAGTATTGTCTGTCTGGAAAATAAAAATATTACACCAGATAATCGTTTATTACGTTACACGGCAGAGAGTTGCCACCGCACGGGCGAAGTCGATAAAGCCTTGCAATTGCATCAACGGCGTTTGGAGATTTTGCCCAAAGACAAAGAATGGGAACGGGCTGTTGCGGCTGGGGGTATCGCCGACATCTTAGAAGCGCGTGGACAACTCGATGAGGCTTTGCGCATTCGTCAAGAAGAACAATTGCCCGTCTATGAACGCCTTGGCGATGTGCGCGAAAAAGCGATGACCATGGGTAAAATCGCCGACATCTTAGAAGCGCGTGGACAACTTGATGAGGCTTTGCGTATTCGTCAAAAAGAAGAATTGCCCGTTTATGAACGTCTTGGTGACGTACATTCAGGAACTGTGATCATGAGTAAAATCGCAGACACCTTACAAAAGCATGGACAACTTGACGATGTTTTACGTATTCATCAAGAAGAGATTTTGCCTGTATTTAAACGCCTTGGTGACGTACATTCAGAAGCTGTGACCAAGGGTAAAATCGCCGACATCTTACAAGTGCGTGGAAAATCCGATGAGGCTTTGCGCATTTTTAAAGAAGAAGTTTTACCTGTATTTGAACAGCTTGGTGATGCGCGATCAAAAGCAATGATCATGGGTAAAATTGCCAATATCTTACGAACACGTGGACAACTCAATGAGGCTTTGTGTATCTATCGGGAAAATATACACATTCGTGAACAACTGGGAGATGTTTGCGGAAAAGCGGTGACTCAAAATAATATGGCAGTCTTATTGATGCAATTTAATCCCCCCCGCCGCGCCGAAGCCAATCAACTGCTCTGTGAAGCACTGCACGCCGCACAACAAATGCGTATCCCTGAAGCGGGGCAAATTCGTCAGATTTTGCAACATTTTGAAATGCAGTGCGAGAATGATGAAGGCATCTCTGTGGAGGAAATGCTGCAAGTGGTATTTAGCGAATTGTCTCGCCTGCCTGAAGAACAACGGGCTGATGCGTTTAATGCGTTTTTGTCTCAATTTCCTGATGAAATAAAAGAAGCGATTTTGCAGATGCTCAAGGGGAATTAAAGAAGTAATCTGGACTAAGTACCTAAAGGAAAATAATCTGGCATATCAATATTTCTACCGCCCCCCAGCCCCCTCCTGCTAGGAGGGGGAGTAAGAGGTTGTTTTTATGGTTAAAATTTAACAAGATAACCTCATCTCTTCTTTTCTTCTTTCCCCCCTCCTAGCAGGAGGGAGGTAGGGGGGCGGTAGAAATGTGAAAATTCTGAACGCTTTTAATACCTTAATATTTTTATTTAACGACTTATCTGCATTTCTACCGACCCCTAACTCCCTTCTGCTATACCAAAAAGATAGGATTCATAGAATCCTTATTTTGTCAGAATCAGAATTTACAGACACAAGAATTTTCAAAATTTATTTTGGTATAGGAGGGGGAATAGACGAAAGAAAAAATCTAATCCCGATCATCTTTAAACATACGATGTCCGCTCATCATGGTGCTAATTAAACTTTGTCGAGACATGACATCTTCACGAATCGCGGCGTAAATATGAATCATCATAAAAATCACCATCGCCCACACGCCCAAATGATGCCAGGTATGCACATCTTGACTTTGCCCGAATAAAGGAATAACCCAACCAAATAACTGGTCTTGCCAACTGCCTAAACCTGTCCCTTCACTGTATAAAGCAAAACCCGTTATCATCATAAATGGCGTGCCTAATGCAATAAAGAAAAACATGGCAAATTGCGCTAATGGATTATGACCAATATATTTTTTAGGTTCGGGTTCTAGGAAAAAATACCAGCGCAATTCAAAAAATAATTCACGCCACCATCGCCCATTCCAAAATGGCAAAATAAACAATTGCCGCGCATGACTATTTCCCACAATAGCCCAATAAATTCTCCCTAAAAAACCAATCGCAAAAATATAACCCGCCGCAAAATGCGCAAAGCGAATATAACCCATTAAAAACTGCTCACTCGCCTCGCCCGGCACCGACGGCAACGGATGCGCAATCAAATAGCCCGTGACCGCAAGTACAACAATCGCCAGCGCGTTTACCCAATGCCACAGCCGCAACGGGGCTTCATACACGTAAACCGCTTGAACTTTCTCAAATTTCTGTTTGGAATCAACACTTAAACTCGACATTATTCCTCCTTATAGCACTTTAACCCGTGCCATTTCTTGACCATCGGGCGCGATCACATGCGTAGAACACGCCAAACAGGGATCAAAACTGTGCAAAGTGCGCAAAATTTCCAACGGCTGATCGGCCACCGCCACTGGTGTATTCAATAAAGCCGCTTCATACGCCCCAATTTGTCCCGTCGGATCACGCGGTGACGCATTCCATGTGGTGGGAACAACCGCTTGATAATTATCGATTTTCCCCTCTTTAATCACCACCCAATGTCCCAACGCACCGCGAGGAGCTTCCCCAATGCCCACGCCTTTGACTTCGCCCCACATTTTCGGGTCCCAGCGGGTCATGTTTGCTGTCGCAGTATCACCTGCTTTAATATTCGCAATCAATTGATTATACGAGCGTTTCATCTGATGCGCTGACCAAGAAGCCTCTAAACCCCGCGCCGCAGTACGCCCTAAAGTCGAAAACAACGCAGAAATCGGTAAACCACCCAAATCAGACAACAATTTATCCACTGGCTCTTTAAATTCAGGCATATTTTTCGCGTAACCAATAATGTAACGCGCCAAGGGGCCAACTTCCATCGCATGACCGCGCCAACGCGGAGCTTTAATCCAAGAATACTTGGCCGATTCGTCTAAGGCTTCGATATGGGTTTTGTGGCCGACGGTTTTCGCGCCTAAAGTGAATTGTGGCTCAGTGACTCCCTGCCATGGGTGTAATCCCTGCATTTCATCACCGTATTTGTACCAAGAATGTGTGACAAACTCTTGAATTTGCTCAGGATCGCGCACATCCACATCGTGTACCGTTGACAAATCCCCGTTAATAATCGCGCCCGGCGGCATTAACATGCTATTGGCACTGTAATCATTGGCGCGGTCGGGAAATTCACCGTAAGACAATACATTCATGCCCGAAATCCCACCACCATACAACCAGTCTTTGTAAAACGACGCAATCGCTTGTAAATCAGGAACATACACTTGATCAATAAACGCAATCGTTTCATCAATAATACGACTGACCATATTCAAGCGTTCCATATTAATCGCGCCCACCGCGCCCGTATTGCTTACGTTAATGGAACACGGCATTCCCCCCACTAACCAATTCGGATGCGGATTTTTCCCGCCAAAAATCGTGTGAATTTTAACAATTTCTTTTTGAAAATCTAAGGCTTCCAAATAATGCGCCACGGCCATTAAATTGGCTTCTGGCGGCAATTTGTAAGCGGGATTGCCCCAGTAACCATTCATAAATGGCCCTAATTGTCCCGATTCAACAAAGGCTTTTAGACGATTTTGAATGTCTCGAAAATAGCCCGGAGAAGACAGCGGCCAACTTGAAATACTTTGCGCCAAGTCAGACGTGGCTTTGGGATCGGCTTTTAACGCACTGACCACATCCACCCAATCTAAGGCGTGCAAATGATAAAAATGCACTAAATGGTCATGCGCATACAAACACAATTGCATTAAGTTACGGATAATATTGGCATTACTGGGAATTTCTATCCCGGCGGCATCTTCCACAGCTCGCACAGAAACCAAAGCATGAGTTCCCGTACACACGCCACAAATCCGCTCACAAAACGCCCACGCATCACGCGGATCGCGTCCTTTCAAAATCACTTCCAACCCGCGCCACATCGTGCCAGAAGACACCGCGTTGCGAATGACATTGTTCTCATCCAGATTCACTTCACAACGCAAATGCCCTTCGATACGGGTCACCGGATCGACCACAACCCGCTGACCGCTGTTGTCTAAAGTAAAACCGTTGGGGGTCTGAATTACGCTCATTCTGCATCACTCCGCTGTGTTTCTTTGCTGGGGCTGGTGGATTCGGTCGTTTCTTTTGTATTCGATGATTTGCGGGCGCGCATGATCGCGCTGGCGGCGATGTGGGCCACGATACCCGCACCGACGACACCCGCGGCGGCTTTACCCACCGCATCGGCATTGGCTTCGACTCCGAATAAATTAACCCCCGTCGGCGCATCGCCCATGTAATGGCTAACATCGGTAATTCTGTCGTAAAACGATCCCTTGTCCCAAAAACCATCCTCAGAACAACCAATACACCCATGACCCGATCCAATCGGGAAAGATACGCCTTCATTCCAACGTACCGTAGAACATGCGTTGTACGTTGTTGGCCCTTTACAGCCCACTTTGTATAAGCAATAACCTTTGCGGGCGTTGTCATCGTCCCACGTTTCTACGAATTGTCCCGCGTCGAAATGCGGACGACGGTAGCATTTATCATGGATGCGTTGTCCGTAAAACATTTTCGGCCGCCCTTGACGATCCAATTCAGGAAAACGATCAAAGGTCAACATATACGTGATAACGCCCGTCATGACTTCTGCAATCGGCGGACAACCCGGAATTTTAATAATCGGTTTATCAAAAATCACTTTATGTACGGGGGTGGCGCGAGTGGGATTGGGACTGGCCGCTTGTACACATCCCCAAGACGCACACGATCCCCACGCAATAATTGCTTTTGCATGAGCCGCCGCGTGTTTCAATTGTTCCACAAAAGGCTTGCCCGCGACAATACAATACATGCCATCTTCGTCTAACGGTGGATTACCTTCGACGGCTAAAATGTAATTTCCTTTGTATTTTTCAATGGTTTCTTCTAAACAGGCTTCGGCTTGATGTCCTGCGGCCGCCATTAATACATCATCATAATCCAGCGATAACATCGACAAAACAACATCTTTGGCCAGTGGATGCGCCGAGCGAATAAACGATTCTGAACAGCAGGTGCATTCTAAACCGTGTAACCAAATAACAGGAGTACGTGGTTTGGTTTCCATTGCATGGGCAATTTTCCCTGCAAATTCAGGTGCTAATCCCAATGCGGCCGCAGTTAGACTACAAAACTTTAAAAAACTACGGCGCGTAATCCCCTGTCGCCGCATGATGCTGTAATAGGTTTCGGTGGTGGACATGATGACCTCTTAGGTGGCTTGTGTATTTCATCGAAAGGCTTAGGATAAGGTAAGCGTGCAGTGTAGGCGATTATTTTAAGGAAAAAATTAAAAAATGTTAATCGCTTCGTCTTTCAACAAAGAAAAAATATATTTAATACGAGCGTTAATAAATCGTGAGTATATTATAATATGATGATATAATTATTTTTAAGCTAACTATTTGATAATAAAGCATAATAGTTGCCTATCTCTCAGAATATCAGCAAAAGCATATCGCGTTATTTTTGACGAAAAAAGAAGGTTAATTGCACTCTTTTAGCGCACTTAGTTTTTTTTAATGACAACGTCCTCATTGGCTTCTAATCGCGCTTGTGCGACGGCGACAACATCAGGTTCTTCATCGCGTAACAGCGGGGGCAAAGCCGACAACGGCACACGACGCGCCGCATAAAAACGCACCACCCAATCCTCATCGTTCAACATCATCACGGCCGATTCGGGATCAATCCGTTCAGCCACAATACGACGCACTTCAGGTTCGGGATCATCGGCCATCAATCCTAAAGTCACTTCGGGTAGACGCTCGGCCACCGTTTGTCGCACTAAACGATCTTTATCGTAGATCATCCGAAATAACCGACCTTTGGGTAAACGGCGCGCCACATAATTTCTCACCATGTAATCGCTGTCGGTGGCCATTTTTTCCAACTGTTCTGGCGGTAAACGATCCGCAACAGTAATGCGAACTTCTCGATCTTCGTCATTCAACAATTGTAATAAACCTTCTAACGGCACTCGCGCTGCCACTGCACGTCGTACTGTTTCATCAGGATCGTCTAACAACTCAAATAACAAGTGTTGCGGCAGATAACGTGCGGTAATCGCCCGCATTTCCCAAAAAGGATCGTGGCGATAAAAAGGAGCTAAATCAGGGTTATAACGAAAAAAGCGGTCAATTTGCCGTCCACTTTGCACCCGCACACAGCGATCACCCGGTTGACAACGGGCTTGATCTAAACGGTCACGGTGTGGGCAGGGACGACAATCAGCCATCGGGGTTTGATCGGAGAGGGATAAAGCAGACTCTGTCATGGGTAGGCATCTTTTTTTAAGAAAAACCAGCGCGTGCCAGCACGGTAGGGGAATGGATCAGCGAAATGAGGCAGGTTTGGAGACAATAAAAAATTTTCCCCAAACCCACCGCGCCATCAATTATAAACCTAAATCACCACTGACTTGCGATAACCAGGTTTTAACCCGCTCATCTGTCATATCAGATTGGTTGTCGTTATCGATAGCCAAGCAAATAAATTCATCGCCATCAACCGCTTTGGACGCGCTAAAGTCATAACCCTCAGTCGGCCAACGACCGACCAATGTTGCGCCCATCTTGCTGAATTTCTTATGCACAATCGCCATACCGTCTAAGAACTCGTGACCATAACCCGCTTGATCGCCCAGACCGTACAACGCAATAGTTTTACCGCTTAAATCAGCCCCTTGATTTTCCAATGCGCTGAGAAAATCCCGCACACTGTTTTCTAACTCGCCATCGCCCAAAGTCGGCATTCCAAAAATAATCTTATCGAATTTCAAGAATTCTTCTAATGCGCTTTCTTTCGTCACATTAAACAACTCGATAGCATCGTCTGCGAATTGTTTTTTCATCAATTTAGCCACTTTACGGGTATTGCCTGTGTCCGTGCCGAAAAATAAACCGACTTGTGCCATGGATTATCTCCTTTATTTCGCTTGATTAAATGTGATGGTTAAAATAAAACAATGAACTCTAAATTGAGCGAGTTATTTTTGGGCTAATAAGAAAGTGTTATTTATAACTACTCCTCATCAACCACTTCCGCCAACACCACGCCAGATGCAATCTCATGATCCCGTGTCAAAGTGACACAATGATCGCGGGTATCCACTAAATAAACATTAAAACCCGACCGCGTCAACACCGGCGAAGCCGAATGAATATCATCATCCATACAATACGTAAACATCACGCCCGCATGTTGAGTGCGTAATTGCTGCAATGTCGCCTCAGACAAACCATGCTGCTCCACATAATCCGCCACCGCATCCAACATTGAATTGGCGATCATGCTTGATCCTCTTCTACGGCATCCACACTAAAACGACGACGTTCTTCTGGCGACGCGCCCATCACTTTAGCCAACCACGGTGGAGGCGATCCCGCTAAGACCGTTTTTAATTGACTTAACAAATCAGCAATTGCGCCACCTTGGGGTACTTTAATGGGATGAATACCCATTTTAACCACTTTCGCCGCCGCAGGCCCGCCAATCGACCCCACATATAACACATTGCAATCGTTGATTAATTCACTACGAAACGCATTTTTATCTTCAGCTTCGGCATCGCCTGCCGTAGAACGAATGGCGATCAAACGCGCTTCTTGACTCGACACCTGA includes the following:
- the cybH gene encoding Ni/Fe-hydrogenase, b-type cytochrome subunit encodes the protein MSSLSVDSKQKFEKVQAVYVYEAPLRLWHWVNALAIVVLAVTGYLIAHPLPSVPGEASEQFLMGYIRFAHFAAGYIFAIGFLGRIYWAIVGNSHARQLFILPFWNGRWWRELFFELRWYFFLEPEPKKYIGHNPLAQFAMFFFIALGTPFMMITGFALYSEGTGLGSWQDQLFGWVIPLFGQSQDVHTWHHLGVWAMVIFMMIHIYAAIREDVMSRQSLISTMMSGHRMFKDDRD
- a CDS encoding CHAT domain-containing protein encodes the protein MSTSTFFLKNNRLTLTHGEIRESFDVDNVQVLQECSTEYLALVEDRKQDNRAGLLVIGEKLAQWLNKTSWVERLRDEVRDQVWDAVFQVPARPNDHEIVFLNAPWELLAWKGKHLALDDFTWFNAMRRIGEIKENLTPSLYRLNLMFMAAAPEQSNPLSYEAEEWAILNATSQRDMDLMVEETGMLSELASEVARYQPDVVHVSCHGGFDKQDNPILSLENEEGYEHSISFRDWRTQASLSNVEKGIKLAFISACHTANLSPKLTHSFATQLIQIGMPAVLGWGNSVGDIEAGFFAKYFYKDLAQKQSLPHALANARYQLFIEPPEQKTEKREKYSRDWHLARLFLGQYDIGALTESDRAKRPLPADFGEKAFLDTKKQVPVAGRSQFVGRRRALQAIIREFRNPQQAGVLIHGMGRQGKSSLAARIARRLLGHKTLVVYGHYEAVDILRAFRDVGSDGADRIIEEYTPIVAKEPPKLAQALRKLLCEQEKPFLLVIDDFEQILVEPREKDGFYTVRAEEQQAIRALLQAFHQHRGETASRLMITSRYRFELFDECGKNLAETLLHWHLAPMDWMERRKQLDLQQRTLSAPQVKAFYDNDELYALQDRCLESANGNPGLQFQLYTLLLHDKTLAAQTLDEVDKWLVGDQATVPDEKTRDLLEGLVLDKLHGLLSASSQQLLQWSQDFVMPLPLEALKGVSGENAVQGLLTLGLWDGWRDEETKQPAALLNQLAKRLCQDLNDEQKQEIAQQLLNPLWTVWQPVQRSYQADYQLTRLAVRVGDAAVLQHVAGNGVRWVSDLTWKHVDFREGKELGLKSIVCLENKNITPDNRLLRYTAESCHRTGEVDKALQLHQRRLEILPKDKEWERAVAAGGIADILEARGQLDEALRIRQEEQLPVYERLGDVREKAMTMGKIADILEARGQLDEALRIRQKEELPVYERLGDVHSGTVIMSKIADTLQKHGQLDDVLRIHQEEILPVFKRLGDVHSEAVTKGKIADILQVRGKSDEALRIFKEEVLPVFEQLGDARSKAMIMGKIANILRTRGQLNEALCIYRENIHIREQLGDVCGKAVTQNNMAVLLMQFNPPRRAEANQLLCEALHAAQQMRIPEAGQIRQILQHFEMQCENDEGISVEEMLQVVFSELSRLPEEQRADAFNAFLSQFPDEIKEAILQMLKGN
- a CDS encoding flavodoxin, which produces MAQVGLFFGTDTGNTRKVAKLMKKQFADDAIELFNVTKESALEEFLKFDKIIFGMPTLGDGELENSVRDFLSALENQGADLSGKTIALYGLGDQAGYGHEFLDGMAIVHKKFSKMGATLVGRWPTEGYDFSASKAVDGDEFICLAIDNDNQSDMTDERVKTWLSQVSGDLGL
- a CDS encoding 4Fe4S-binding leucine-rich repeat protein codes for the protein MTESALSLSDQTPMADCRPCPHRDRLDQARCQPGDRCVRVQSGRQIDRFFRYNPDLAPFYRHDPFWEMRAITARYLPQHLLFELLDDPDETVRRAVAARVPLEGLLQLLNDEDREVRITVADRLPPEQLEKMATDSDYMVRNYVARRLPKGRLFRMIYDKDRLVRQTVAERLPEVTLGLMADDPEPEVRRIVAERIDPESAVMMLNDEDWVVRFYAARRVPLSALPPLLRDEEPDVVAVAQARLEANEDVVIKKN
- a CDS encoding hydrogenase small subunit, with translation MSTTETYYSIMRRQGITRRSFLKFCSLTAAALGLAPEFAGKIAHAMETKPRTPVIWLHGLECTCCSESFIRSAHPLAKDVVLSMLSLDYDDVLMAAAGHQAEACLEETIEKYKGNYILAVEGNPPLDEDGMYCIVAGKPFVEQLKHAAAHAKAIIAWGSCASWGCVQAASPNPTRATPVHKVIFDKPIIKIPGCPPIAEVMTGVITYMLTFDRFPELDRQGRPKMFYGQRIHDKCYRRPHFDAGQFVETWDDDNARKGYCLYKVGCKGPTTYNACSTVRWNEGVSFPIGSGHGCIGCSEDGFWDKGSFYDRITDVSHYMGDAPTGVNLFGVEANADAVGKAAAGVVGAGIVAHIAASAIMRARKSSNTKETTESTSPSKETQRSDAE
- a CDS encoding nickel-dependent hydrogenase large subunit, with protein sequence MSVIQTPNGFTLDNSGQRVVVDPVTRIEGHLRCEVNLDENNVIRNAVSSGTMWRGLEVILKGRDPRDAWAFCERICGVCTGTHALVSVRAVEDAAGIEIPSNANIIRNLMQLCLYAHDHLVHFYHLHALDWVDVVSALKADPKATSDLAQSISSWPLSSPGYFRDIQNRLKAFVESGQLGPFMNGYWGNPAYKLPPEANLMAVAHYLEALDFQKEIVKIHTIFGGKNPHPNWLVGGMPCSINVSNTGAVGAINMERLNMVSRIIDETIAFIDQVYVPDLQAIASFYKDWLYGGGISGMNVLSYGEFPDRANDYSANSMLMPPGAIINGDLSTVHDVDVRDPEQIQEFVTHSWYKYGDEMQGLHPWQGVTEPQFTLGAKTVGHKTHIEALDESAKYSWIKAPRWRGHAMEVGPLARYIIGYAKNMPEFKEPVDKLLSDLGGLPISALFSTLGRTAARGLEASWSAHQMKRSYNQLIANIKAGDTATANMTRWDPKMWGEVKGVGIGEAPRGALGHWVVIKEGKIDNYQAVVPTTWNASPRDPTGQIGAYEAALLNTPVAVADQPLEILRTLHSFDPCLACSTHVIAPDGQEMARVKVL